In Longimicrobium sp., the genomic stretch CCACAATCGTCCGCATGACCACCATCGGACTGATCGGCCTCGGGGCCATGGGAAGCGGCATGGCGCGTTCGCTGCGGCGTGCCGGCCACGCGATCCGCGTCTTCGACGTGCGCTCGGAGGTCGCGCGCGACTTCGCCGAGGCGGGCGGCACGGCC encodes the following:
- a CDS encoding NAD(P)-binding domain-containing protein — encoded protein: MTTIGLIGLGAMGSGMARSLRRAGHAIRVFDVRSEVARDFAEAGGTA